One window of Candidatus Dependentiae bacterium genomic DNA carries:
- a CDS encoding type Z 30S ribosomal protein S14, with protein sequence MARKALIEKANKTPKFAVRHRNRCKLCGRPRGFIGIFQMCRLCFRELASRGALPGVKKTSW encoded by the coding sequence ATGGCAAGAAAAGCGTTAATTGAAAAAGCAAACAAAACTCCTAAGTTTGCAGTAAGGCATCGTAACAGATGTAAATTATGCGGACGACCACGTGGATTTATCGGAATATTCCAAATGTGTCGACTCTGCTTTAGAGAACTTGCATCCCGTGGGGCATTGCCAGGCGTAAAAAAAACAAGTTGGTAA